The Apis mellifera strain DH4 linkage group LG8, Amel_HAv3.1, whole genome shotgun sequence genome contains a region encoding:
- the LOC409435 gene encoding phosphatidylinositol-binding clathrin assembly protein LAP isoform X15 — protein MAGQTINDRLLAARHSIAGQGLAKAVCKATTEEMIGPKKKHLEYLVRCTNEPNVSIPQLANLLIERSQNTNWTVVFKALITVHHMLCYGNERFTQYLASSNSTFQLSNFLDKSGVQAGARIGYDMSPFIRRYAKYLNEKALSYRTVAFDFCKVKRGKDDRTLRTMNAEKLLKTLPVLQSQLDALLEFDCTANDLTNGVINMAFMLLFRDLIRLFACYNDGIINLLEKYFDMNKKQCREALDLYKKFLIRMDRVGEFLKVAENVGIDKGDIPDLTKAPSSLLDALEQHLASLEGKKGSAANTPTQSASNRTNVKSGVSALSSTSTAFGTAASNNRLDHAGNGHIDEALRQQALAEEEAAMNQYKAKVQSPSSGPSTNPFLSSPTNNANQPIVDLFGAPSTITNTESQPQKASDDLLQLAGNPFADMFGTPQSIAAPTTQAQNNMWMTNGNDNSFSSVFGNQDSQSVAGQQQNAASTGKVLTGDLDSSLASLAQNLTINKSAQQQVKGMQWNSPKNAAKTGGSAGGWTPQPMAATTGAGYRPMGQGMTQLPSTLGFPPHPTSLGMQGVPIGMQSMQGIRPMMSTISGGPGNMMVTGGAAPMMMSSSNSMMGTNLQQQPQQQPQQNIAQPQNNQVQLDPFGAL, from the exons ATGGCGGGACAGACAATCAACGATAGACTGTTGGCAGCGAGACATAGCATCGCCGGCCAGGGTCTTGCTAAAGCTGTATGTAAAGCTACTACAGAAGAGATGATAGGTCCGAAAAAGAAACATCTCGAAT ACCTCGTGCGATGTACAAACGAACCCAACGTGTCGATACCTCAGTTGGCGAATCTGTTAATAGAACGATCACAGAATACGAACTGGACAGTCGTTTTCAAAGCTTTGATTACAGTACACCATATGCTTTGTTATGGCAATGag AGGTTTACACAGTATCTAGCATCCAGCAACAGCACGTTTCAACTCAgtaattttcttgataaaagCGGCGTCCAAG CAGGAGCTCGCATCG gcTATGACATGTCACCGTTTATCAGGAGATATGCAAAGTACCTCAATGAAAAGGCTCTTTCTTATAGGACTGTGGCATTTGATTTTTGCAAGGTGAAGAGGGG aaaGGATGATCGTACTTTACGTACAATGAATGCtgagaaattgttgaaaacCTTACCAGTACTACAATCACAATTGGATGCACTATTGGAATTCGATTGTACTGCCAATGACCTAACCAATGGCGTTATAAATATGGCTTTTATGCTTCTTTTTCGggatttaattagattatttgcATGTTATAATGATggcattattaatttattag aaaaatattttgatatgaataaaaaacaatgtCGCGAGGCTTTGgatctatataaaaagtttctcaTACGAATGGATCGGGTtggtgaatttttaaaagttgccGAA aatgttGGCATTGATAAAGGAGATATACCTGATCTAACAaag GCTCCTAGTAGTTTATTAGATGCATTGGAACAACATTTAGCTTCgttagaaggaaagaaaggttCTGCAGCAAATACTCCCACGCAATCTGCAAG CAATAGAACGAATGTAAAGTCGGGAGTGTCCGCCCTGTCTTCCACCAGTACTGCGTTTGGAACAGCAGCTAGTAATAACCGCCTTGACCATGCCGGAAATGGACATATCGATGAAGCGCTTCGACAACAAGCTCTTGCTGAAGAGGAGGCTGCTATGAATCAATACAAg gCAAAAGTGCAATCTCCATCCAGTGGCCCCAGTACGAATCCATTTCTTAGTTCACCGACAAACAATGCTAATCAACCAATTGTAGATTTATTTGGTGCACCATCAACGATAACGAATACTGAAAGCCAg CCACAAAAAGCATCAGACGATTTACTTCAATTAGCAGGCAATCCATTTGCGGACATGTTTGGAACACCTCAATCTATAGCTGCACCGACTACACAAGCACAGAATAATATGTGGATGACTAATGGTAAcg ATAATAGTTTCTCTTCTGTATTTGGTAATCAAGATTCTCAATCTG TAGCAGGACAACAACAGAATGCAGCGTCTACTGGTAAAGTCCTGACTGGAGATTTGGATAGCAGTCTTGCTAGTCTTGCTCAAAATTTGACCATCAACAAAAGTGCTCAGCAACAAGTCAA agGTATGCAATGGAATTCGCCTAAAAATGCTGCCAAAACTGGTGGCTCAGCTGGAGGATGGACACCGCAACCTATGGCAGCTACAACTGGCGCTGGATATCGTCCAATG GGACAAGGAATGACACAACTTCCTTCAACTCTGGGCTTTCCTCCTCATCCTACATCATTG GGAATGCAAGGTGTGCCAATAGGCATGCAAAGTATGCAAGGCATAAGACCTATGATGAGCACAATATCTGGTGGTCCTGGTAACATGATGGTCACAGGAGGAGCTGCACCAATGATGATGTCTAGTTCAAATTCGATGATGGGTACTAACCTTCAACAACAACCACAGCAGCAACCACAGCAGAATATTGCGCAACCACAAAATAATCAAGTTCAACTTGATCCATTTGGTGCCCTGTGA
- the LOC409435 gene encoding phosphatidylinositol-binding clathrin assembly protein LAP isoform X18, with translation MAGQTINDRLLAARHSIAGQGLAKAVCKATTEEMIGPKKKHLEYLVRCTNEPNVSIPQLANLLIERSQNTNWTVVFKALITVHHMLCYGNERFTQYLASSNSTFQLSNFLDKSGVQAGARIGYDMSPFIRRYAKYLNEKALSYRTVAFDFCKVKRGKDDRTLRTMNAEKLLKTLPVLQSQLDALLEFDCTANDLTNGVINMAFMLLFRDLIRLFACYNDGIINLLEKYFDMNKKQCREALDLYKKFLIRMDRVGEFLKVAENVGIDKGDIPDLTKAPSSLLDALEQHLASLEGKKGSAANTPTQSASNRTNVKSGVSALSSTSTAFGTAASNNRLDHAGNGHIDEALRQQALAEEEAAMNQYKAKVQSPSSGPSTNPFLSSPTNNANQPIVDLFGAPSTITNTESQPQKASDDLLQLAGNPFADMFGTPQSIAAPTTQAQNNMWMTNDNSFSSVFGNQDSQSAGQQQNAASTGKVLTGDLDSSLASLAQNLTINKSAQQQVKGMQWNSPKNAAKTGGSAGGWTPQPMAATTGAGYRPMGQGMTQLPSTLGFPPHPTSLGMQGVPIGMQSMQGIRPMMSTISGGPGNMMVTGGAAPMMMSSSNSMMGTNLQQQPQQQPQQNIAQPQNNQVQLDPFGAL, from the exons ATGGCGGGACAGACAATCAACGATAGACTGTTGGCAGCGAGACATAGCATCGCCGGCCAGGGTCTTGCTAAAGCTGTATGTAAAGCTACTACAGAAGAGATGATAGGTCCGAAAAAGAAACATCTCGAAT ACCTCGTGCGATGTACAAACGAACCCAACGTGTCGATACCTCAGTTGGCGAATCTGTTAATAGAACGATCACAGAATACGAACTGGACAGTCGTTTTCAAAGCTTTGATTACAGTACACCATATGCTTTGTTATGGCAATGag AGGTTTACACAGTATCTAGCATCCAGCAACAGCACGTTTCAACTCAgtaattttcttgataaaagCGGCGTCCAAG CAGGAGCTCGCATCG gcTATGACATGTCACCGTTTATCAGGAGATATGCAAAGTACCTCAATGAAAAGGCTCTTTCTTATAGGACTGTGGCATTTGATTTTTGCAAGGTGAAGAGGGG aaaGGATGATCGTACTTTACGTACAATGAATGCtgagaaattgttgaaaacCTTACCAGTACTACAATCACAATTGGATGCACTATTGGAATTCGATTGTACTGCCAATGACCTAACCAATGGCGTTATAAATATGGCTTTTATGCTTCTTTTTCGggatttaattagattatttgcATGTTATAATGATggcattattaatttattag aaaaatattttgatatgaataaaaaacaatgtCGCGAGGCTTTGgatctatataaaaagtttctcaTACGAATGGATCGGGTtggtgaatttttaaaagttgccGAA aatgttGGCATTGATAAAGGAGATATACCTGATCTAACAaag GCTCCTAGTAGTTTATTAGATGCATTGGAACAACATTTAGCTTCgttagaaggaaagaaaggttCTGCAGCAAATACTCCCACGCAATCTGCAAG CAATAGAACGAATGTAAAGTCGGGAGTGTCCGCCCTGTCTTCCACCAGTACTGCGTTTGGAACAGCAGCTAGTAATAACCGCCTTGACCATGCCGGAAATGGACATATCGATGAAGCGCTTCGACAACAAGCTCTTGCTGAAGAGGAGGCTGCTATGAATCAATACAAg gCAAAAGTGCAATCTCCATCCAGTGGCCCCAGTACGAATCCATTTCTTAGTTCACCGACAAACAATGCTAATCAACCAATTGTAGATTTATTTGGTGCACCATCAACGATAACGAATACTGAAAGCCAg CCACAAAAAGCATCAGACGATTTACTTCAATTAGCAGGCAATCCATTTGCGGACATGTTTGGAACACCTCAATCTATAGCTGCACCGACTACACAAGCACAGAATAATATGTGGATGACTAATG ATAATAGTTTCTCTTCTGTATTTGGTAATCAAGATTCTCAATCTG CAGGACAACAACAGAATGCAGCGTCTACTGGTAAAGTCCTGACTGGAGATTTGGATAGCAGTCTTGCTAGTCTTGCTCAAAATTTGACCATCAACAAAAGTGCTCAGCAACAAGTCAA agGTATGCAATGGAATTCGCCTAAAAATGCTGCCAAAACTGGTGGCTCAGCTGGAGGATGGACACCGCAACCTATGGCAGCTACAACTGGCGCTGGATATCGTCCAATG GGACAAGGAATGACACAACTTCCTTCAACTCTGGGCTTTCCTCCTCATCCTACATCATTG GGAATGCAAGGTGTGCCAATAGGCATGCAAAGTATGCAAGGCATAAGACCTATGATGAGCACAATATCTGGTGGTCCTGGTAACATGATGGTCACAGGAGGAGCTGCACCAATGATGATGTCTAGTTCAAATTCGATGATGGGTACTAACCTTCAACAACAACCACAGCAGCAACCACAGCAGAATATTGCGCAACCACAAAATAATCAAGTTCAACTTGATCCATTTGGTGCCCTGTGA
- the LOC409435 gene encoding phosphatidylinositol-binding clathrin assembly protein LAP isoform X16, with translation MAGQTINDRLLAARHSIAGQGLAKAVCKATTEEMIGPKKKHLEYLVRCTNEPNVSIPQLANLLIERSQNTNWTVVFKALITVHHMLCYGNERFTQYLASSNSTFQLSNFLDKSGVQAGARIGYDMSPFIRRYAKYLNEKALSYRTVAFDFCKVKRGKDDRTLRTMNAEKLLKTLPVLQSQLDALLEFDCTANDLTNGVINMAFMLLFRDLIRLFACYNDGIINLLEKYFDMNKKQCREALDLYKKFLIRMDRVGEFLKVAENVGIDKGDIPDLTKAPSSLLDALEQHLASLEGKKGSAANTPTQSASNRTNVKSGVSALSSTSTAFGTAASNNRLDHAGNGHIDEALRQQALAEEEAAMNQYKAKVQSPSSGPSTNPFLSSPTNNANQPIVDLFGAPSTITNTESQPQKASDDLLQLAGNPFADMFGTPQSIAAPTTQAQNNMWMTNGNDNSFSSVFGNQDSQSAGQQQNAASTGKVLTGDLDSSLASLAQNLTINKSAQQQVKGMQWNSPKNAAKTGGSAGGWTPQPMAATTGAGYRPMGQGMTQLPSTLGFPPHPTSLGMQGVPIGMQSMQGIRPMMSTISGGPGNMMVTGGAAPMMMSSSNSMMGTNLQQQPQQQPQQNIAQPQNNQVQLDPFGAL, from the exons ATGGCGGGACAGACAATCAACGATAGACTGTTGGCAGCGAGACATAGCATCGCCGGCCAGGGTCTTGCTAAAGCTGTATGTAAAGCTACTACAGAAGAGATGATAGGTCCGAAAAAGAAACATCTCGAAT ACCTCGTGCGATGTACAAACGAACCCAACGTGTCGATACCTCAGTTGGCGAATCTGTTAATAGAACGATCACAGAATACGAACTGGACAGTCGTTTTCAAAGCTTTGATTACAGTACACCATATGCTTTGTTATGGCAATGag AGGTTTACACAGTATCTAGCATCCAGCAACAGCACGTTTCAACTCAgtaattttcttgataaaagCGGCGTCCAAG CAGGAGCTCGCATCG gcTATGACATGTCACCGTTTATCAGGAGATATGCAAAGTACCTCAATGAAAAGGCTCTTTCTTATAGGACTGTGGCATTTGATTTTTGCAAGGTGAAGAGGGG aaaGGATGATCGTACTTTACGTACAATGAATGCtgagaaattgttgaaaacCTTACCAGTACTACAATCACAATTGGATGCACTATTGGAATTCGATTGTACTGCCAATGACCTAACCAATGGCGTTATAAATATGGCTTTTATGCTTCTTTTTCGggatttaattagattatttgcATGTTATAATGATggcattattaatttattag aaaaatattttgatatgaataaaaaacaatgtCGCGAGGCTTTGgatctatataaaaagtttctcaTACGAATGGATCGGGTtggtgaatttttaaaagttgccGAA aatgttGGCATTGATAAAGGAGATATACCTGATCTAACAaag GCTCCTAGTAGTTTATTAGATGCATTGGAACAACATTTAGCTTCgttagaaggaaagaaaggttCTGCAGCAAATACTCCCACGCAATCTGCAAG CAATAGAACGAATGTAAAGTCGGGAGTGTCCGCCCTGTCTTCCACCAGTACTGCGTTTGGAACAGCAGCTAGTAATAACCGCCTTGACCATGCCGGAAATGGACATATCGATGAAGCGCTTCGACAACAAGCTCTTGCTGAAGAGGAGGCTGCTATGAATCAATACAAg gCAAAAGTGCAATCTCCATCCAGTGGCCCCAGTACGAATCCATTTCTTAGTTCACCGACAAACAATGCTAATCAACCAATTGTAGATTTATTTGGTGCACCATCAACGATAACGAATACTGAAAGCCAg CCACAAAAAGCATCAGACGATTTACTTCAATTAGCAGGCAATCCATTTGCGGACATGTTTGGAACACCTCAATCTATAGCTGCACCGACTACACAAGCACAGAATAATATGTGGATGACTAATGGTAAcg ATAATAGTTTCTCTTCTGTATTTGGTAATCAAGATTCTCAATCTG CAGGACAACAACAGAATGCAGCGTCTACTGGTAAAGTCCTGACTGGAGATTTGGATAGCAGTCTTGCTAGTCTTGCTCAAAATTTGACCATCAACAAAAGTGCTCAGCAACAAGTCAA agGTATGCAATGGAATTCGCCTAAAAATGCTGCCAAAACTGGTGGCTCAGCTGGAGGATGGACACCGCAACCTATGGCAGCTACAACTGGCGCTGGATATCGTCCAATG GGACAAGGAATGACACAACTTCCTTCAACTCTGGGCTTTCCTCCTCATCCTACATCATTG GGAATGCAAGGTGTGCCAATAGGCATGCAAAGTATGCAAGGCATAAGACCTATGATGAGCACAATATCTGGTGGTCCTGGTAACATGATGGTCACAGGAGGAGCTGCACCAATGATGATGTCTAGTTCAAATTCGATGATGGGTACTAACCTTCAACAACAACCACAGCAGCAACCACAGCAGAATATTGCGCAACCACAAAATAATCAAGTTCAACTTGATCCATTTGGTGCCCTGTGA
- the LOC409435 gene encoding phosphatidylinositol-binding clathrin assembly protein LAP isoform X13 produces MAGQTINDRLLAARHSIAGQGLAKAVCKATTEEMIGPKKKHLEYLVRCTNEPNVSIPQLANLLIERSQNTNWTVVFKALITVHHMLCYGNERFTQYLASSNSTFQLSNFLDKSGVQAGARIGYDMSPFIRRYAKYLNEKALSYRTVAFDFCKVKRGKDDRTLRTMNAEKLLKTLPVLQSQLDALLEFDCTANDLTNGVINMAFMLLFRDLIRLFACYNDGIINLLEKYFDMNKKQCREALDLYKKFLIRMDRVGEFLKVAENVGIDKGDIPDLTKAPSSLLDALEQHLASLEGKKGSAANTPTQSASNRTNVKSGVSALSSTSTAFGTAASNNRLDHAGNGHIDEALRQQALAEEEAAMNQYKAKVQSPSSGPSTNPFLSSPTNNANQPIVDLFGAPSTITNTESQPQKASDDLLQLAGNPFADMFGTPQSIAAPTTQAQNNMWMTNGFAAVPPANNNFVTDNSFSSVFGNQDSQSVAGQQQNAASTGKVLTGDLDSSLASLAQNLTINKSAQQQVKGMQWNSPKNAAKTGGSAGGWTPQPMAATTGAGYRPMGQGMTQLPSTLGFPPHPTSLGMQGVPIGMQSMQGIRPMMSTISGGPGNMMVTGGAAPMMMSSSNSMMGTNLQQQPQQQPQQNIAQPQNNQVQLDPFGAL; encoded by the exons ATGGCGGGACAGACAATCAACGATAGACTGTTGGCAGCGAGACATAGCATCGCCGGCCAGGGTCTTGCTAAAGCTGTATGTAAAGCTACTACAGAAGAGATGATAGGTCCGAAAAAGAAACATCTCGAAT ACCTCGTGCGATGTACAAACGAACCCAACGTGTCGATACCTCAGTTGGCGAATCTGTTAATAGAACGATCACAGAATACGAACTGGACAGTCGTTTTCAAAGCTTTGATTACAGTACACCATATGCTTTGTTATGGCAATGag AGGTTTACACAGTATCTAGCATCCAGCAACAGCACGTTTCAACTCAgtaattttcttgataaaagCGGCGTCCAAG CAGGAGCTCGCATCG gcTATGACATGTCACCGTTTATCAGGAGATATGCAAAGTACCTCAATGAAAAGGCTCTTTCTTATAGGACTGTGGCATTTGATTTTTGCAAGGTGAAGAGGGG aaaGGATGATCGTACTTTACGTACAATGAATGCtgagaaattgttgaaaacCTTACCAGTACTACAATCACAATTGGATGCACTATTGGAATTCGATTGTACTGCCAATGACCTAACCAATGGCGTTATAAATATGGCTTTTATGCTTCTTTTTCGggatttaattagattatttgcATGTTATAATGATggcattattaatttattag aaaaatattttgatatgaataaaaaacaatgtCGCGAGGCTTTGgatctatataaaaagtttctcaTACGAATGGATCGGGTtggtgaatttttaaaagttgccGAA aatgttGGCATTGATAAAGGAGATATACCTGATCTAACAaag GCTCCTAGTAGTTTATTAGATGCATTGGAACAACATTTAGCTTCgttagaaggaaagaaaggttCTGCAGCAAATACTCCCACGCAATCTGCAAG CAATAGAACGAATGTAAAGTCGGGAGTGTCCGCCCTGTCTTCCACCAGTACTGCGTTTGGAACAGCAGCTAGTAATAACCGCCTTGACCATGCCGGAAATGGACATATCGATGAAGCGCTTCGACAACAAGCTCTTGCTGAAGAGGAGGCTGCTATGAATCAATACAAg gCAAAAGTGCAATCTCCATCCAGTGGCCCCAGTACGAATCCATTTCTTAGTTCACCGACAAACAATGCTAATCAACCAATTGTAGATTTATTTGGTGCACCATCAACGATAACGAATACTGAAAGCCAg CCACAAAAAGCATCAGACGATTTACTTCAATTAGCAGGCAATCCATTTGCGGACATGTTTGGAACACCTCAATCTATAGCTGCACCGACTACACAAGCACAGAATAATATGTGGATGACTAATG gtTTTGCTGCAGTGCCTCcagcaaataataattttgttacagATAATAGTTTCTCTTCTGTATTTGGTAATCAAGATTCTCAATCTG TAGCAGGACAACAACAGAATGCAGCGTCTACTGGTAAAGTCCTGACTGGAGATTTGGATAGCAGTCTTGCTAGTCTTGCTCAAAATTTGACCATCAACAAAAGTGCTCAGCAACAAGTCAA agGTATGCAATGGAATTCGCCTAAAAATGCTGCCAAAACTGGTGGCTCAGCTGGAGGATGGACACCGCAACCTATGGCAGCTACAACTGGCGCTGGATATCGTCCAATG GGACAAGGAATGACACAACTTCCTTCAACTCTGGGCTTTCCTCCTCATCCTACATCATTG GGAATGCAAGGTGTGCCAATAGGCATGCAAAGTATGCAAGGCATAAGACCTATGATGAGCACAATATCTGGTGGTCCTGGTAACATGATGGTCACAGGAGGAGCTGCACCAATGATGATGTCTAGTTCAAATTCGATGATGGGTACTAACCTTCAACAACAACCACAGCAGCAACCACAGCAGAATATTGCGCAACCACAAAATAATCAAGTTCAACTTGATCCATTTGGTGCCCTGTGA
- the LOC409435 gene encoding phosphatidylinositol-binding clathrin assembly protein LAP isoform X17, whose amino-acid sequence MAGQTINDRLLAARHSIAGQGLAKAVCKATTEEMIGPKKKHLEYLVRCTNEPNVSIPQLANLLIERSQNTNWTVVFKALITVHHMLCYGNERFTQYLASSNSTFQLSNFLDKSGVQAGARIGYDMSPFIRRYAKYLNEKALSYRTVAFDFCKVKRGKDDRTLRTMNAEKLLKTLPVLQSQLDALLEFDCTANDLTNGVINMAFMLLFRDLIRLFACYNDGIINLLEKYFDMNKKQCREALDLYKKFLIRMDRVGEFLKVAENVGIDKGDIPDLTKAPSSLLDALEQHLASLEGKKGSAANTPTQSASNRTNVKSGVSALSSTSTAFGTAASNNRLDHAGNGHIDEALRQQALAEEEAAMNQYKAKVQSPSSGPSTNPFLSSPTNNANQPIVDLFGAPSTITNTESQPQKASDDLLQLAGNPFADMFGTPQSIAAPTTQAQNNMWMTNDNSFSSVFGNQDSQSVAGQQQNAASTGKVLTGDLDSSLASLAQNLTINKSAQQQVKGMQWNSPKNAAKTGGSAGGWTPQPMAATTGAGYRPMGQGMTQLPSTLGFPPHPTSLGMQGVPIGMQSMQGIRPMMSTISGGPGNMMVTGGAAPMMMSSSNSMMGTNLQQQPQQQPQQNIAQPQNNQVQLDPFGAL is encoded by the exons ATGGCGGGACAGACAATCAACGATAGACTGTTGGCAGCGAGACATAGCATCGCCGGCCAGGGTCTTGCTAAAGCTGTATGTAAAGCTACTACAGAAGAGATGATAGGTCCGAAAAAGAAACATCTCGAAT ACCTCGTGCGATGTACAAACGAACCCAACGTGTCGATACCTCAGTTGGCGAATCTGTTAATAGAACGATCACAGAATACGAACTGGACAGTCGTTTTCAAAGCTTTGATTACAGTACACCATATGCTTTGTTATGGCAATGag AGGTTTACACAGTATCTAGCATCCAGCAACAGCACGTTTCAACTCAgtaattttcttgataaaagCGGCGTCCAAG CAGGAGCTCGCATCG gcTATGACATGTCACCGTTTATCAGGAGATATGCAAAGTACCTCAATGAAAAGGCTCTTTCTTATAGGACTGTGGCATTTGATTTTTGCAAGGTGAAGAGGGG aaaGGATGATCGTACTTTACGTACAATGAATGCtgagaaattgttgaaaacCTTACCAGTACTACAATCACAATTGGATGCACTATTGGAATTCGATTGTACTGCCAATGACCTAACCAATGGCGTTATAAATATGGCTTTTATGCTTCTTTTTCGggatttaattagattatttgcATGTTATAATGATggcattattaatttattag aaaaatattttgatatgaataaaaaacaatgtCGCGAGGCTTTGgatctatataaaaagtttctcaTACGAATGGATCGGGTtggtgaatttttaaaagttgccGAA aatgttGGCATTGATAAAGGAGATATACCTGATCTAACAaag GCTCCTAGTAGTTTATTAGATGCATTGGAACAACATTTAGCTTCgttagaaggaaagaaaggttCTGCAGCAAATACTCCCACGCAATCTGCAAG CAATAGAACGAATGTAAAGTCGGGAGTGTCCGCCCTGTCTTCCACCAGTACTGCGTTTGGAACAGCAGCTAGTAATAACCGCCTTGACCATGCCGGAAATGGACATATCGATGAAGCGCTTCGACAACAAGCTCTTGCTGAAGAGGAGGCTGCTATGAATCAATACAAg gCAAAAGTGCAATCTCCATCCAGTGGCCCCAGTACGAATCCATTTCTTAGTTCACCGACAAACAATGCTAATCAACCAATTGTAGATTTATTTGGTGCACCATCAACGATAACGAATACTGAAAGCCAg CCACAAAAAGCATCAGACGATTTACTTCAATTAGCAGGCAATCCATTTGCGGACATGTTTGGAACACCTCAATCTATAGCTGCACCGACTACACAAGCACAGAATAATATGTGGATGACTAATG ATAATAGTTTCTCTTCTGTATTTGGTAATCAAGATTCTCAATCTG TAGCAGGACAACAACAGAATGCAGCGTCTACTGGTAAAGTCCTGACTGGAGATTTGGATAGCAGTCTTGCTAGTCTTGCTCAAAATTTGACCATCAACAAAAGTGCTCAGCAACAAGTCAA agGTATGCAATGGAATTCGCCTAAAAATGCTGCCAAAACTGGTGGCTCAGCTGGAGGATGGACACCGCAACCTATGGCAGCTACAACTGGCGCTGGATATCGTCCAATG GGACAAGGAATGACACAACTTCCTTCAACTCTGGGCTTTCCTCCTCATCCTACATCATTG GGAATGCAAGGTGTGCCAATAGGCATGCAAAGTATGCAAGGCATAAGACCTATGATGAGCACAATATCTGGTGGTCCTGGTAACATGATGGTCACAGGAGGAGCTGCACCAATGATGATGTCTAGTTCAAATTCGATGATGGGTACTAACCTTCAACAACAACCACAGCAGCAACCACAGCAGAATATTGCGCAACCACAAAATAATCAAGTTCAACTTGATCCATTTGGTGCCCTGTGA